Within Synechococcus sp. NB0720_010, the genomic segment CTCGGAGAGCCCCAGGCGATGGCAGGCCACCAGGGTGGCGCAGGCTCCGGTGCCGCAAGCGAGGGTTGGGCCTGCCCCGCGTTCCCAGACCCGCATCACCAGATGGGAGGGCGAGAGCACCTCGACGAAATGGACATTGGTTTTCGCCGGGAACGCGGGGTGGATCTCTAGCTGACTGCCAAAACGCTCCAAGTCGATTTCATCGACGGAATCCACAGGCACCACCACGTGGGGGTTGCCCATTCCGGCAGCGGCCACGGCAAACCGCTCGCCATCAATCTCCAGTTCGCCGCTGGGAAGCCCCGCCTCGCCGACCTCCAGGGTCGTTGGGATCTCGCTTGGCGTCAGGAAGGGCGCGCCCATGTCGACGCGAATCGTGCCGTCGGGGAGAAGCTCCGGAACGATCCGGCCCGCCAGGGTGTCGACCTGCCAGGTGCGGCCGGGGCCGTCCCCATCGCAATCGGCCAGGAATCGGGCCAGGCAGCGGATGCCGTTGCCGCACATCTCGGGTTCGGTGCCATCGGCGTTGAAGATGCGCATCCGCAATTCCCCTCCGCCGTTGGGTGGCAGGGCCAGGATCACGCCGTCGCCTCCCACCCCAAAGCGGCGATCGCAGAGCTGAACCACCAGCTCCGGAGTCAAACCAAAGAGGAAGTCCGTATCGCCCGATTGACGCCCATCGAGCATCAAAAAGTCGTTACCGAGACCTTGGTACTTGCTGAATTGGAACACGCGCGACAGCCTGTGAATGGAGGCCCACCAGTGCGCTCGATCCTATGGGGAGCAGTCGGGAATGGCGGCCAGGAGACCTCGACACCTCCCAGCCAGGAGTACGCCAAATCCAGGCCTGGATCCGCGAGCAGCTGCCCCTGTCGGTCCAGCTCCTCAACGGCAGCAGCGTCACTGGCAGACCGCTCTGGGTTGACGCTTGTTTTCTCGCACTGGAATCGGAGCCCGGCACCCACAGCTTGCTGATCAATCGCGATGCCATCGCGATGCTGCGGCCCCTCGCCTAACAGCAGCTATGGGAGCATCACTGCTCCACTCCCGATCCGCCCGTGAGCGAGTCCAGCCGCTACCAACCCCAGGCCACTGAGGCCGGCTGGCAACGGGCCTGGAAGGCAAATGGTCTACACAGCACCCCAGAGATCAAGGCCGGCGACGAGGCCTTTTATGCCCTGTCGATGTTCCCCTACCCCTCAGGGAACCTGCACATGGGGCATGTCCGGAACTATGTGATCACCGATGTGGTCGCCAGGGTTCAGCGCTTACGCGGCAAGAAAGTGCTGCATCCGATGGGCTGGGATGCCTTTGGTCTGCCCGCTGAGAACGCCGCCATTGAGCGGGGCGTGGATCCCGGTGCTTGGACGGACCAAAACATTGCCTCAATGCGCGATCAACTCGATCAGCTGGGGCTGTCGATTGATTGGGATCGGGAGCTGGCCACGTGTCACACCGATTACTACCGCTGGACCCAGTGGCTCTTCCTCCAGTTCCTCGATGGTGGGCTGGCCTACCAAAAGGACGCCACCGTTAATTGGGATCCGATCGACCAGACCGTGCTTGCCAATGAGCAGGTCGACAGCGAAGGGCGGTCCTGGC encodes:
- the dapF gene encoding diaminopimelate epimerase yields the protein MFQFSKYQGLGNDFLMLDGRQSGDTDFLFGLTPELVVQLCDRRFGVGGDGVILALPPNGGGELRMRIFNADGTEPEMCGNGIRCLARFLADCDGDGPGRTWQVDTLAGRIVPELLPDGTIRVDMGAPFLTPSEIPTTLEVGEAGLPSGELEIDGERFAVAAAGMGNPHVVVPVDSVDEIDLERFGSQLEIHPAFPAKTNVHFVEVLSPSHLVMRVWERGAGPTLACGTGACATLVACHRLGLSERTARIDLPGGPLQIHWDAMNGKVFMDGPAEHVFDGSIPDAESVAAARGQAAETEMVPPAVEQSQPPADSGDQIDCATVCANGCIRPDNCPSEAARAKVAALLNSTSLDDLVTLATNSLESRTRARFEREP